From the genome of Deltaproteobacteria bacterium, one region includes:
- a CDS encoding RsmB/NOP family class I SAM-dependent RNA methyltransferase, translating to MNEFPDMDLAQAVAGGGSLADRVLRPWERTRIDWSFASDAIARELRARPALAHRERQFVAETVYGLIRNLRRVDAALAAGGLRAASRAPDRERLLAYLVLEAGLPVGVAARAAPAVDWRAVADVDARIARERDPARRLALRWSLPDWLAARLRSDWGDRAEALAAALNRRAPMTVRANTLVADRDALAAELGRDGIASEPGRWSPTALHVTTRTNLFALAAFRRGAFEAQDEGSQLIADLVAPPPRGRVVDVCAGAGGKALALAAALGGRGRVVAADVDRRKLAELRRRARRAGATNIQTVALEPDGEYPAPLARLAGRAARVLVDAPCSGIGALRRNPEARWRLSEADLDRLPRLQLAIARRARELVAPGGRLIYATCTLLRAENEAVVAALLAESPEFEPMPAKAVWGRDRAAGITGAGGRYLAVNPADHGTDGFFAAVVRRAR from the coding sequence ATGAACGAGTTTCCCGACATGGACCTGGCGCAAGCGGTGGCCGGCGGCGGATCGCTCGCCGACCGGGTGCTGAGGCCCTGGGAACGTACACGAATCGACTGGAGTTTCGCCAGCGACGCGATCGCGCGCGAGCTGCGCGCGCGCCCGGCGCTGGCCCACCGCGAGCGCCAATTCGTCGCCGAGACGGTCTACGGGCTCATCCGCAACCTGCGGCGCGTGGACGCGGCCCTCGCGGCCGGCGGTTTGCGCGCCGCGTCACGCGCGCCGGACCGCGAGCGGCTGCTCGCCTATCTGGTGCTCGAGGCCGGGCTGCCGGTCGGCGTCGCGGCGCGGGCGGCGCCGGCGGTCGACTGGCGCGCCGTGGCCGACGTCGACGCGCGCATCGCGCGCGAGCGCGACCCGGCCCGCCGGTTGGCGTTGCGGTGGTCGCTGCCCGACTGGCTTGCGGCGCGACTGCGCAGCGACTGGGGCGACCGAGCCGAGGCGCTGGCCGCCGCGCTCAACCGGCGCGCGCCGATGACCGTCCGCGCCAACACGCTCGTCGCGGACCGCGACGCGCTCGCCGCGGAGCTCGGCCGCGACGGCATCGCCAGCGAACCCGGGCGCTGGTCGCCGACCGCGCTGCACGTGACCACGCGAACCAACTTGTTCGCGCTGGCCGCGTTTCGCCGCGGCGCGTTCGAGGCGCAGGACGAGGGCAGCCAGCTCATCGCCGATCTCGTCGCGCCACCGCCCCGCGGGCGGGTCGTGGACGTGTGCGCGGGGGCGGGAGGCAAGGCGCTCGCGCTCGCGGCGGCGCTCGGCGGCCGCGGCCGCGTCGTCGCGGCCGACGTCGACCGGCGCAAGCTCGCCGAACTGCGCCGGCGCGCGCGCCGGGCCGGCGCGACCAACATCCAGACGGTCGCGCTCGAGCCCGACGGCGAATACCCCGCGCCGCTGGCACGGCTGGCGGGGCGCGCCGCGCGCGTGCTCGTCGACGCGCCGTGTTCCGGGATCGGCGCGCTGCGCCGCAACCCCGAGGCGCGCTGGCGCCTGTCGGAGGCGGACCTGGACCGGCTGCCGCGGCTGCAGCTCGCGATCGCGCGGCGGGCGCGGGAGCTGGTCGCCCCGGGCGGCCGCCTGATCTACGCGACCTGCACGCTGCTGCGCGCCGAGAACGAGGCGGTGGTCGCCGCGCTCCTCGCCGAGTCGCCCGAGTTCGAGCCGATGCCCGCGAAGGCGGTGTGGGGACGCGACCGGGCGGCGGGCATCACCGGCGCCGGCGGCCGCTACCTCGCGGTCAACCCGGCGGACCACGGCACCGACGGGTTCTTTGCGGCGGTGGTGCGGCGCGCGCGCTGA
- a CDS encoding Glu/Leu/Phe/Val dehydrogenase has translation MSTDTSLKDRGNLFDIATGQVERAVTACRIDPDVAEILRQPKNELIVNFPVRLDDGRYHMFKGYRIQHNNLLGPFKGGMRYHHEANLDEMKALAVWMTYKSAMHDIPFGGAKGGIKFDPRAHSKAELERITRRFTHALGSNIGPEWDIPAPDVGTNEQIMVWMMDTFMNVTGYTEKNAVRRVVTGKSITSGGSHGRREATGTGIVHCITEWAHETRFSLDGARVIVQGFGNVGSHTARLLGKLGCSMVAVGDYRGYIYNPEGINPHRLAEHVAQTGSVVEYKGAEAISRDEFFEVECELFVPAALELEIGTEEARKLQCKLVAEGANGPTHPDAERILHERGIDVIPDVLCNSGGVVVSYYEWLQNKRAERWDLEEVEQKLERRMRRTYAAVRQLQRQRDIDWRTACYGVALERIQQAYAERGIFP, from the coding sequence ATGAGCACCGACACCTCATTGAAAGACCGCGGCAACCTGTTCGACATCGCGACCGGACAGGTCGAGCGGGCCGTCACGGCCTGCCGCATCGACCCCGACGTGGCCGAGATCCTGCGGCAGCCGAAAAACGAGCTGATCGTCAACTTCCCGGTGCGCCTCGACGACGGCCGTTACCACATGTTCAAGGGCTACCGCATCCAGCACAACAACCTGCTCGGCCCGTTCAAGGGAGGGATGCGCTATCACCACGAGGCCAATCTCGACGAGATGAAGGCGCTGGCCGTGTGGATGACCTACAAGAGCGCAATGCACGACATCCCGTTCGGCGGCGCCAAGGGCGGCATCAAGTTCGACCCGCGCGCCCATTCGAAGGCCGAACTCGAGCGCATCACGCGCCGGTTCACCCACGCGCTCGGCAGCAACATCGGGCCGGAGTGGGACATCCCGGCTCCGGACGTCGGCACGAACGAGCAGATCATGGTGTGGATGATGGACACGTTCATGAACGTGACCGGCTACACCGAAAAGAACGCCGTGCGCCGCGTCGTGACCGGCAAGAGCATCACGTCGGGCGGATCGCACGGCCGGCGCGAGGCGACCGGCACCGGCATCGTTCACTGCATCACCGAGTGGGCCCACGAGACTCGCTTCTCACTGGACGGAGCGCGCGTGATCGTCCAGGGGTTCGGCAACGTCGGCTCTCACACGGCGCGGCTGCTCGGCAAGCTCGGCTGCTCGATGGTCGCGGTCGGCGACTACCGGGGCTACATCTACAACCCGGAGGGGATCAACCCGCACCGACTCGCGGAGCACGTCGCGCAGACCGGCAGCGTCGTCGAGTACAAGGGCGCCGAGGCGATCTCCCGGGACGAGTTCTTCGAGGTGGAGTGCGAGCTGTTCGTACCGGCGGCGCTCGAACTGGAAATCGGCACCGAGGAGGCGCGCAAGCTGCAGTGCAAGCTCGTCGCCGAGGGCGCCAACGGCCCCACCCACCCGGACGCCGAGCGGATCCTGCACGAGCGCGGCATCGACGTCATCCCGGACGTGCTGTGCAACTCCGGCGGCGTGGTCGTGTCGTACTACGAGTGGCTGCAGAACAAGCGGGCGGAGCGGTGGGATCTCGAGGAGGTCGAGCAAAAGCTCGAGCGGCGCATGCGGCGGACGTACGCGGCCGTCCGCCAGCTGCAGCGCCAGCGCGACATCGACTGGCGTACGGCGTGCTACGGCGTCGCGCTCGAGCGCATTCAGCAGGCCTACGCCGAGCGGGGCATCTTCCCGTAG
- a CDS encoding UDP-N-acetylglucosamine 2-epimerase (non-hydrolyzing) gives MAPIVVVAGARPNFMKVAPILRALARRPGAPATVLVHTGQHYDDAMSDVFFRQLDIRPPDVSLEVGSGSHGAQTARIMLAFEDYLLGCAEPPAGVVVVGDVNSTMACALVATKLHIPVAHVEAGLRSFDRTMPEEINRVVTDAVSDLLLVSEPAGIDNLRAEGVAPSRIRYVGNVMIDTLVHQLDAARAVAVDDVPDAFALVTLHRPSNVDRRERLAAVVDFLAGVAAAIPIVFPVHPRTDRALREFGLRDRLAAAPGVHLREPLGYRELLHLLDRARLVISDSGGIQEESTYLGVPCVTLRPNTERPITVAAGTNTVVDDLDTARAVVADVLARPRPAPPAIDGWDGRAAERVADALLAAWCPPAVAVPP, from the coding sequence GTGGCTCCGATCGTCGTCGTCGCCGGCGCGCGCCCGAACTTCATGAAGGTCGCGCCGATCTTGCGCGCACTCGCGCGGCGTCCCGGCGCGCCCGCCACCGTCCTCGTGCACACCGGGCAGCACTACGACGACGCGATGTCGGACGTGTTCTTTCGCCAGCTCGACATCCGCCCCCCCGACGTGTCGCTCGAGGTGGGCTCGGGATCGCACGGCGCGCAGACGGCGCGCATCATGCTCGCGTTCGAAGACTATCTCCTCGGCTGCGCGGAGCCGCCCGCCGGCGTGGTCGTGGTCGGCGACGTGAACTCGACGATGGCGTGCGCGCTCGTCGCCACGAAGCTGCACATTCCGGTCGCGCACGTCGAGGCTGGCCTGCGGTCGTTCGACCGGACGATGCCCGAGGAGATCAACCGGGTGGTCACCGACGCCGTCTCCGACCTGCTCCTCGTGAGCGAACCGGCCGGCATCGACAATCTCCGGGCCGAGGGGGTCGCGCCGTCGCGGATCCGCTACGTCGGCAACGTCATGATCGACACGCTCGTCCACCAGCTGGACGCGGCGCGCGCCGTCGCGGTCGACGACGTGCCGGACGCGTTCGCGCTCGTGACGCTGCACCGCCCGTCAAACGTCGATCGACGCGAGCGCCTGGCCGCCGTCGTGGACTTCCTCGCGGGCGTCGCGGCCGCCATCCCGATCGTGTTTCCGGTGCACCCGCGGACGGACCGCGCGCTGCGCGAGTTCGGCCTGCGCGACCGACTCGCCGCCGCCCCGGGCGTTCACCTCCGCGAGCCGCTCGGCTACCGCGAACTCCTTCACCTGCTCGACCGCGCGCGGCTGGTCATCAGCGACTCCGGCGGCATCCAGGAGGAGTCGACCTATCTCGGCGTGCCGTGCGTGACGTTGCGGCCGAACACCGAGCGGCCGATCACCGTGGCCGCCGGGACCAACACGGTGGTCGACGACCTCGACACCGCGCGCGCGGTCGTCGCGGACGTGCTGGCCAGGCCGCGGCCGGCGCCCCCGGCGATCGACGGCTGGGACGGCCGCGCCGCCGAGCGCGTGGCCGACGCGCTGCTCGCCGCGTGGTGTCCGCCCGCCGTCGCCGTCCCGCCGTGA